From a region of the Fibrobacter sp. UWB16 genome:
- the purE gene encoding 5-(carboxyamino)imidazole ribonucleotide mutase — MDLKENAKVGIVAGSKSDQETVDKITAVLDSFGIVWEFNILSAHRTPNATAKYAREAAGRGLQVLIGVAGLAAALPGVLAGHTILPVIGLPCAGGPLNGVDALHSIVQMPPGIPVATVGIGNGKNAGYLAAHIVAIADPAVREKLIAYRKGLGDIEG; from the coding sequence ATGGATTTGAAAGAAAATGCAAAGGTCGGTATCGTTGCGGGTAGCAAGTCCGACCAGGAAACTGTAGACAAGATCACCGCGGTGCTCGACAGCTTCGGCATCGTGTGGGAATTCAACATCCTCTCCGCACACCGCACCCCGAACGCCACTGCGAAGTATGCTCGCGAAGCCGCCGGGCGAGGCCTCCAGGTCCTCATCGGTGTTGCTGGCCTCGCTGCAGCCCTCCCGGGCGTGCTCGCAGGGCACACGATTCTTCCCGTTATCGGCCTGCCCTGCGCCGGCGGCCCGCTCAACGGCGTCGATGCATTGCACTCCATCGTGCAGATGCCCCCGGGAATCCCGGTGGCAACGGTCGGCATCGGCAACGGCAAGAATGCCGGTTACCTCGCCGCCCACATCGTCGCCATCGCAGATCCGGCTGTCCGCGAAAAGCTCATCGCTTACCGCAAGGGCCTCGGGGATATCGAAGGCTAA
- a CDS encoding DUF3108 domain-containing protein: MKRVLLLGLVLSFSSMAAESLVSSSSALSQSAATLDKQSLSSATLEKPSPSVLSSSSASAPAKPLPKWQTLPEISAPWMKGERLEYELSWGFITAGYATIEVKARNDGKSEIYTYATANKTVNKFYPVHDTVFTLVRNKGLMTDVFRKSLHEGTFHNKSLIRFDRNAKRALLSDTVFKDPVKHVVKRSADTSVTIEGLEHSIMSAFYLVRTLPLKEGATSRFSAVSGKKRYELKVIVHKRETIKTDLGSFKTVKVEPVLDGDGIFNSSGRIFIWFTDDEKRIPVLMQCEIALGSIKAELTKVK, translated from the coding sequence GTGAAAAGAGTTTTGCTGTTGGGACTTGTTTTGTCGTTTTCGTCTATGGCGGCGGAGTCTCTGGTTTCGTCCTCGTCCGCGCTGTCCCAAAGTGCGGCGACTCTCGATAAACAGTCTCTGTCCTCGGCGACTCTCGAAAAGCCGTCTCCAAGCGTTCTGTCGTCCTCAAGTGCTAGTGCGCCTGCAAAGCCGCTTCCCAAGTGGCAGACCCTGCCCGAAATCAGCGCTCCGTGGATGAAGGGGGAACGCCTTGAATATGAGCTCAGCTGGGGCTTTATTACGGCAGGCTATGCGACGATTGAAGTCAAAGCGCGTAATGATGGAAAATCCGAAATTTACACTTATGCGACCGCCAACAAGACCGTCAATAAGTTCTACCCGGTTCATGATACTGTTTTTACACTTGTTCGCAATAAAGGTCTCATGACGGATGTGTTCCGCAAGTCTCTCCATGAGGGAACATTCCATAACAAGTCATTAATTCGTTTTGATCGCAATGCCAAGAGGGCTCTCCTGTCCGATACCGTGTTTAAGGATCCTGTCAAGCATGTGGTTAAGCGCTCTGCGGATACGTCCGTGACTATCGAGGGGCTTGAACATAGCATTATGTCGGCGTTTTATCTTGTGCGTACACTCCCGCTTAAGGAAGGGGCTACGTCCCGTTTTTCGGCTGTGAGCGGCAAAAAACGCTATGAACTCAAGGTGATTGTACACAAACGCGAAACGATTAAAACAGACTTGGGCTCGTTCAAAACAGTTAAAGTAGAACCTGTTTTGGATGGCGATGGCATTTTCAACTCCAGTGGCCGTATTTTCATCTGGTTTACCGATGACGAAAAGCGGATTCCTGTGCTTATGCAGTGCGAAATTGCGCTTGGAAGTATTAAGGCCGAGCTAACAAAAGTAAAATAG
- a CDS encoding autotransporter outer membrane beta-barrel domain-containing protein, producing MKSKSKKATTAVVEQTVETPAAAPAETDDGFMSVSESSSSAAKASADDDDEEENVEASTAGMTAAQRQDYFTRKKFEEEQRLDEYANSERRRDWLKDRLIFELGLGSRMPFMGETGMGMGLGAGIEYITRWHVGAFASFGFLPKVKDSEFEYWDLEGGTGYKIGINYYFFPKIPIHLGLSASYGTVYFDHDMTPNSDNVRSLISVKGYQFDVLVSYLTSEWYYLQFSFGFYYAPDLAKPREKNPSFTKTQDSKTEAVDTYVSRVVNKDGMDKMGIVFGITIGYSFPEFFPDDTEKRRRQREKERKNAK from the coding sequence ATGAAGTCTAAATCAAAGAAGGCGACAACCGCTGTTGTCGAACAGACGGTTGAAACACCTGCAGCTGCGCCTGCTGAAACAGATGATGGTTTTATGTCTGTTTCTGAAAGTTCTTCTTCTGCTGCTAAGGCTTCTGCTGATGACGATGACGAAGAAGAAAATGTCGAGGCTTCTACGGCTGGCATGACTGCAGCCCAGAGGCAGGATTATTTTACCCGTAAAAAGTTTGAAGAAGAACAGCGCTTGGATGAATATGCAAACTCCGAACGCCGTCGTGACTGGCTGAAAGACCGTCTTATTTTTGAATTGGGCCTCGGTTCCCGTATGCCGTTCATGGGCGAAACGGGCATGGGTATGGGCCTTGGTGCTGGCATCGAATATATTACCCGCTGGCATGTGGGTGCTTTTGCTTCTTTCGGTTTCTTGCCGAAGGTCAAGGATAGCGAATTCGAATACTGGGATCTCGAAGGCGGTACGGGCTATAAGATCGGTATCAATTACTACTTCTTCCCGAAGATTCCTATCCATTTGGGCTTGTCCGCTTCTTATGGTACGGTTTACTTTGATCATGACATGACTCCGAATTCGGATAATGTCCGTAGCTTGATTTCTGTGAAGGGTTATCAGTTCGATGTGTTGGTATCCTACCTCACTAGCGAATGGTACTACTTGCAGTTCTCCTTCGGTTTCTACTATGCTCCGGATCTTGCTAAGCCTCGCGAAAAGAACCCGAGTTTCACAAAGACTCAGGATTCCAAGACCGAAGCCGTCGATACCTATGTTTCTCGTGTCGTGAACAAGGACGGTATGGATAAGATGGGCATCGTGTTTGGCATTACCATCGGTTATTCCTTCCCGGAATTCTTCCCGGACGATACCGAAAAGCGTCGCCGTCAGCGTGAAAAGGAACGCAAGAACGCCAAGTAA
- the rimO gene encoding 30S ribosomal protein S12 methylthiotransferase RimO, with protein MPTKKPKVFVVHLGCAKNQVDAENLVGEMLHAGFATCDTAGKADYILVNTCGFIEAAKEESINAILAQAKAKKAKQKLIVSGCLSGRYGEELMKELPEVDYWVGTYKPGELLKKMGIVAPQSCDAENLPRMNLGGFSHHAYLKIAEGCNRRCAYCAIPLIRGKQDSRSIEDIVAEAKDLEAQGIKEITLIAQDTTYFGREKGKKGGTLVELLRALLDNTSIPWIRMLYWYPMFVDDELLDLMANEPRLVKYVDMPIQHASDKMLKNMKRNYRKKELVDLLHKIRERIPGVTLRSTVLVGFPGETHEDFEELMELLQDVQFDHLGGFVFSPEEGTPVMEMDLPAVDESDARARLEAVTDYQEELAAEYAENMIGKTVKIIIDQVAEESEYHFYGRTEGNSMENDDIVKVIEGDGDVGEFHNALVVDAEPHELVVKLID; from the coding sequence ATGCCTACAAAAAAGCCCAAAGTATTTGTCGTGCATCTCGGATGCGCAAAAAACCAGGTCGATGCAGAGAACCTCGTCGGTGAAATGCTCCATGCAGGTTTTGCTACCTGCGATACCGCCGGAAAGGCAGACTACATCCTCGTGAACACATGCGGTTTTATCGAAGCCGCTAAGGAAGAATCCATCAACGCGATTCTTGCCCAGGCCAAAGCCAAGAAGGCTAAGCAGAAACTGATTGTTTCGGGCTGTCTGAGCGGCCGCTACGGCGAAGAGCTGATGAAGGAACTGCCCGAGGTGGACTACTGGGTCGGCACGTACAAGCCGGGCGAACTTTTGAAGAAGATGGGCATTGTCGCTCCGCAGAGCTGTGACGCCGAGAACCTCCCCCGCATGAACTTGGGAGGATTTAGCCACCACGCTTATCTGAAAATTGCGGAAGGTTGCAACCGCCGTTGCGCCTACTGCGCCATTCCGCTGATTCGCGGCAAGCAGGATTCCCGTTCCATTGAAGACATCGTAGCAGAGGCCAAAGACCTCGAAGCGCAGGGCATCAAGGAAATTACTTTGATTGCGCAGGACACGACTTACTTTGGACGTGAGAAGGGCAAAAAAGGAGGCACGCTTGTTGAACTTTTGCGAGCACTGCTTGACAACACGAGCATCCCATGGATTCGTATGCTCTATTGGTACCCGATGTTCGTGGACGATGAACTTCTGGACTTGATGGCAAACGAACCACGCCTTGTGAAATACGTGGACATGCCTATCCAGCATGCAAGCGACAAGATGCTCAAGAACATGAAGCGCAACTACCGCAAAAAAGAACTTGTCGACCTTTTACACAAGATTCGCGAACGCATCCCGGGCGTGACGCTCCGCAGCACGGTGCTCGTCGGTTTCCCCGGTGAAACGCACGAAGATTTTGAAGAGCTGATGGAGCTGTTGCAGGACGTGCAATTCGACCACCTGGGCGGCTTTGTGTTCAGCCCCGAAGAAGGCACTCCGGTGATGGAAATGGACCTCCCTGCCGTGGATGAAAGCGACGCCCGAGCAAGGCTCGAAGCAGTCACGGACTATCAGGAAGAACTCGCTGCTGAATACGCCGAGAACATGATCGGAAAGACCGTCAAGATCATCATCGACCAGGTCGCCGAAGAAAGCGAATACCACTTCTACGGCCGCACAGAAGGAAACTCGATGGAAAACGACGATATCGTGAAGGTCATCGAGGGCGATGGCGACGTTGGTGAATTCCACAACGCACTCGTCGTTGACGCCGAACCGCACGAACTTGTGGTGAAATTAATTGACTAG
- a CDS encoding SPOR domain-containing protein — protein sequence MKLQSVSLIGAITLSCALLSACGSKEEQPAPQAEVKPAVEEAAPVQEAAPEPAQEEPALVPIQSLSEEKPAPAEPAAPVSSVEQESSGPFVIQVSIQASKKAANNVVSKLSDQGIKAYVAEVENPGELEGTFYRVRVGYFSSIANAQQFGKEVLAPQGYAGWVDNRKNDRIGQPGASEDM from the coding sequence ATGAAGCTGCAATCGGTATCGTTAATCGGGGCAATAACCCTCTCGTGCGCCTTACTTTCCGCCTGCGGTAGCAAGGAAGAACAACCGGCTCCTCAAGCCGAAGTAAAGCCAGCCGTCGAAGAAGCAGCTCCTGTACAAGAAGCCGCACCGGAACCAGCCCAGGAAGAACCGGCCCTCGTTCCGATCCAATCTCTTAGTGAAGAAAAGCCCGCTCCTGCAGAACCTGCTGCACCGGTTTCTAGCGTTGAACAGGAATCCTCCGGCCCGTTCGTCATCCAGGTGAGCATCCAGGCCTCCAAGAAAGCCGCAAACAACGTCGTGAGCAAGCTCTCCGACCAGGGCATCAAGGCATACGTCGCCGAAGTTGAAAATCCGGGTGAACTCGAAGGCACGTTCTACCGCGTACGTGTCGGCTATTTCTCTTCCATTGCAAACGCTCAGCAGTTTGGCAAGGAAGTTCTCGCTCCGCAAGGTTACGCCGGCTGGGTGGACAACCGCAAGAACGACCGCATTGGCCAGCCTGGCGCAAGCGAAGACATGTAA
- a CDS encoding SpoIIE family protein phosphatase — protein sequence MGFNMHGLAFKQSMMTLVGFSIVFATLFGVLSFKVQSELSTLLTEKGEEISLANVAIIEKLFEKGKKLGDEYAEVLGKEMLSGKDLDDFLTQAVFDARQTLPQVLAVVVAYEPGMAPKAKWHQEVMRLAQYSGNEIKLMKGKDYFEKTWYKSTKNLQKGLWQEPFVGDFIKEPIAIYTAPIYQKDAYGNTVFAGVLCVDMSIAFLKETVASIPVSNSGYVVVLSANNTIIAHPKNEIVFKESLSDISGGMTAQTVTDFEKTVQSMRKGLFMGTTADGKDAVIYFKAMESNGWTFMIVWPASEFMESQRSLEKMFAWMCFAGYVVMLLLIFVISTRVSRPLKELAVAANKMGQGDFDVEIPHLSGRDEIAQFAWAFLNMRTSLKEHMEKQKDLDRIESELDFAKDIQIGFLSMDEKEEGSEDPYHELTPFLLPAKEVGGDFYDFFKLDDGRLCVVVGDVSGKGVPAALFMMVSRIVLRTMAQNLKSVVETFERANYELAKRNRANMFVTVWMGIVDLKTGHVEFASAGHNPPVIRHKDGSAEFAKSKAGVVMAAMENSHYKMQTLELATGDTLFLYTDGVTEATNEHNELFGNDRLLDALTHGGGKGTKEMCRFVKRQIDAFTRKASQFDDITMLAMEYKGGNDR from the coding sequence ATGGGCTTCAATATGCACGGGCTGGCGTTTAAACAGTCCATGATGACCCTGGTCGGTTTCAGCATCGTGTTTGCGACGCTGTTTGGGGTTCTCAGTTTTAAAGTGCAAAGCGAGCTTTCGACGTTGCTCACGGAAAAAGGCGAAGAGATCAGTCTTGCAAATGTCGCCATAATCGAAAAGCTTTTCGAAAAAGGCAAAAAGCTCGGCGATGAATATGCCGAAGTGCTCGGTAAGGAGATGCTTTCGGGGAAGGATCTCGATGACTTCTTGACCCAGGCGGTCTTTGATGCCCGCCAGACGCTTCCGCAAGTGCTTGCCGTGGTTGTCGCTTACGAGCCGGGGATGGCTCCCAAGGCCAAATGGCACCAGGAAGTGATGCGCCTTGCTCAGTATTCGGGTAACGAAATCAAGCTCATGAAGGGCAAGGACTACTTCGAAAAGACTTGGTACAAGAGCACCAAGAACTTGCAGAAGGGCCTTTGGCAGGAACCGTTCGTCGGAGACTTTATCAAGGAACCGATTGCGATTTACACCGCCCCTATTTACCAAAAGGATGCCTATGGGAACACCGTTTTTGCGGGTGTTCTTTGCGTCGATATGTCGATTGCGTTCCTCAAGGAAACCGTGGCGTCGATTCCTGTGTCGAACTCGGGCTATGTTGTCGTGCTGTCCGCGAACAATACCATTATCGCTCACCCCAAGAACGAGATTGTCTTTAAAGAAAGTTTGTCCGACATCTCCGGAGGGATGACCGCGCAGACCGTTACGGATTTCGAAAAGACCGTGCAGAGCATGAGGAAGGGCCTCTTCATGGGAACAACTGCAGATGGCAAGGATGCGGTCATTTACTTCAAGGCGATGGAATCGAACGGCTGGACGTTTATGATTGTGTGGCCCGCGAGTGAATTCATGGAAAGCCAGCGCTCCCTGGAAAAAATGTTTGCGTGGATGTGCTTTGCCGGCTATGTCGTGATGCTGCTTTTGATATTTGTGATTTCGACCAGGGTGTCCCGTCCGCTCAAGGAACTTGCTGTGGCGGCGAACAAAATGGGGCAGGGCGACTTCGATGTGGAAATCCCGCACCTCTCTGGCCGCGACGAGATTGCGCAGTTTGCATGGGCGTTCTTGAACATGCGCACCTCGCTCAAGGAGCACATGGAAAAGCAGAAGGACCTGGACCGCATCGAAAGCGAACTTGACTTTGCGAAGGATATCCAGATCGGGTTCCTGTCGATGGACGAGAAAGAAGAAGGCTCTGAAGATCCGTACCACGAGCTGACTCCATTCCTCTTACCGGCGAAGGAAGTTGGCGGTGATTTTTACGATTTCTTCAAGCTGGACGACGGACGTCTGTGCGTGGTCGTAGGTGATGTTTCGGGTAAGGGTGTGCCTGCCGCACTGTTCATGATGGTTTCTCGAATTGTGTTGCGTACCATGGCACAGAACTTGAAGTCTGTTGTTGAGACCTTTGAAAGGGCAAACTATGAGCTTGCCAAGCGCAATCGCGCAAACATGTTCGTGACGGTCTGGATGGGCATTGTCGATTTGAAAACCGGGCATGTAGAATTTGCGTCAGCCGGACATAACCCGCCGGTCATCCGCCACAAGGACGGCTCTGCCGAATTTGCAAAGAGCAAGGCTGGGGTTGTGATGGCGGCGATGGAAAACTCGCACTACAAGATGCAGACGCTCGAACTAGCTACGGGCGATACGTTGTTCCTCTACACGGATGGCGTGACGGAAGCGACCAATGAGCATAATGAGCTGTTCGGCAACGATAGGTTGCTCGATGCACTTACGCATGGCGGTGGAAAAGGCACCAAGGAAATGTGCCGCTTTGTCAAACGCCAAATTGATGCGTTTACAAGGAAAGCGTCGCAGTTTGACGACATTACCATGCTTGCAATGGAATATAAAGGGGGTAATGACCGGTAA
- the rpsU gene encoding 30S ribosomal protein S21, translating into MIGVIVKSNEPFERALKRFTKSCEKNGIISDVKKRQRFEKPSEEKKRIETAARRKRLKEIADQNRKRLY; encoded by the coding sequence GTGATCGGCGTTATTGTTAAGTCCAACGAACCTTTCGAACGCGCACTCAAGCGTTTCACCAAGTCTTGCGAAAAGAATGGTATCATTTCCGACGTCAAGAAGCGTCAGCGTTTCGAAAAGCCCTCCGAAGAAAAGAAGCGTATTGAAACGGCTGCTCGTCGCAAGCGTCTCAAAGAGATTGCTGACCAGAACCGCAAGCGTCTCTACTAA
- a CDS encoding GatB/YqeY domain-containing protein: protein MSCALLTQILDDIKTAMKAHDAETLGTLRTLHSDIKNEAMKSGATPAQITESITDAMCIDVLAKSVKQKQESIEILKKGGFLDKIPAEEAVIAIYRKYMPAEMTEDEVKALIAEIKAATGASSPKDMGKIMKELSPKVKGRFDAKRASALVQEALK from the coding sequence ATGAGTTGTGCATTGCTTACCCAGATTCTCGACGACATCAAGACCGCCATGAAGGCTCACGATGCCGAAACTCTCGGAACTCTTCGTACGCTCCATTCTGACATCAAGAACGAAGCTATGAAGTCTGGTGCCACTCCGGCACAGATTACCGAAAGCATTACCGATGCCATGTGCATCGACGTTCTCGCCAAGAGCGTGAAGCAGAAGCAGGAATCCATCGAAATCCTCAAGAAGGGCGGATTCCTGGACAAGATCCCGGCCGAAGAAGCTGTCATTGCCATTTACCGCAAGTACATGCCGGCCGAGATGACTGAAGACGAAGTCAAGGCCCTCATTGCCGAAATCAAGGCTGCAACGGGCGCCTCTTCTCCGAAGGACATGGGAAAGATCATGAAGGAACTTTCCCCGAAGGTCAAGGGCCGCTTTGATGCGAAGCGCGCATCCGCCCTCGTTCAAGAAGCTCTGAAGTAA
- a CDS encoding sigma 54-interacting transcriptional regulator has product MTSGEERRIQELELLYKISSILNQSLDFETVAHPVLQTVESVMDVEHATLTLYNRHTGEISIEIAEGLSSRQASKGRYKVGEGITGRVVETGKPIIIPSVAKDPDFLDRTGRGKTEDKAFLCVPIIMEQEVVGALSADEHNPDEANLNDQIHLLEIIAQMLATAVKLRRQAREENEILKAENERMAMELKARFQPDNIIGKTPEMQQVYTQIDQVAKSPLPALIVGEVGTGKGLVAEAIHFRSDRNLGPFVRVHCAALPESVLDRELFGSEKGALVGVVNEAPGRVEQAEGGTLFLDEVAELTPNLQIKLLRLLQQGEMERVGARFPKKVNVRVICATTKNLQQMVSDGTFREDLYYQLHIVPIYVPPLRKRRTDIVLLADYFVDHYCRLVGKNVRRLARGTIEMLMSYPWPGNVRELENAIERAVLLTEEDVIYPHHFPPTIQTDETSGTPVSGNLKLMVEAYERDIICDALKSSKGKMAAAARSLSTTPRILTYKIKQLGIDLTAFSK; this is encoded by the coding sequence ATGACTTCTGGTGAAGAACGTAGAATCCAAGAATTGGAGTTGCTCTACAAGATCAGCTCCATCTTGAACCAGAGTCTTGATTTCGAAACCGTGGCGCATCCGGTTTTGCAGACCGTTGAATCGGTGATGGACGTTGAGCATGCAACGCTTACGTTGTACAACCGCCATACCGGCGAAATTTCCATTGAAATTGCAGAAGGTTTGAGCAGCCGCCAGGCGAGCAAGGGCCGCTATAAGGTGGGCGAAGGCATTACCGGTCGCGTTGTTGAAACGGGTAAGCCAATCATCATCCCGTCTGTCGCTAAGGATCCGGACTTCTTGGACCGTACGGGCCGCGGCAAGACCGAAGACAAGGCGTTCCTTTGCGTCCCGATTATCATGGAACAGGAAGTCGTTGGCGCCTTGAGTGCTGACGAACACAATCCCGACGAGGCAAACCTCAACGACCAGATTCATTTGCTCGAAATTATCGCGCAGATGCTTGCGACTGCTGTGAAACTCCGCCGTCAGGCCCGAGAAGAAAACGAAATCCTCAAGGCCGAAAACGAACGTATGGCGATGGAGCTTAAGGCTAGGTTCCAACCGGATAACATCATCGGCAAAACGCCCGAGATGCAGCAGGTCTATACGCAAATCGACCAGGTTGCAAAAAGCCCGCTCCCAGCGCTTATCGTGGGGGAGGTGGGGACTGGTAAAGGTCTTGTTGCAGAAGCCATTCATTTCCGTTCAGACCGCAATTTAGGACCGTTTGTGCGAGTGCATTGCGCGGCCCTCCCGGAGTCCGTTTTGGACCGGGAACTTTTCGGTAGCGAAAAGGGCGCCTTGGTTGGCGTCGTTAACGAGGCGCCGGGCCGCGTCGAGCAGGCCGAAGGCGGCACGCTATTCCTCGATGAAGTTGCTGAACTCACGCCGAATTTGCAGATAAAATTGCTTCGCCTTTTGCAACAGGGCGAAATGGAACGTGTTGGTGCTCGATTCCCGAAAAAGGTGAACGTGCGCGTGATTTGCGCGACCACTAAGAATTTGCAGCAGATGGTCTCGGATGGGACTTTCCGCGAAGACTTGTACTACCAGCTTCACATCGTTCCGATTTACGTACCGCCTCTTCGCAAGCGCCGCACCGACATTGTGCTCTTGGCAGATTATTTTGTGGATCATTACTGCCGCTTGGTGGGTAAGAATGTGCGCCGTCTTGCTCGCGGTACAATCGAAATGCTCATGAGCTACCCGTGGCCAGGCAATGTGCGCGAACTTGAAAACGCGATTGAACGTGCGGTGCTCTTGACCGAAGAAGACGTCATCTACCCGCATCACTTCCCGCCGACGATTCAGACGGACGAAACGAGCGGAACGCCTGTGAGCGGAAACCTCAAGCTTATGGTCGAGGCGTACGAACGCGATATCATTTGCGATGCGCTCAAGAGTAGCAAGGGCAAGATGGCCGCTGCCGCCCGCAGTCTTTCAACCACCCCGCGCATCCTGACTTACAAAATCAAACAGCTCGGCATCGACCTCACTGCTTTTAGTAAGTAG
- a CDS encoding LysR family transcriptional regulator: protein MELTQLKYFLEVARTEHVTQSAKNLCIVQPALTQAIHKLEDELGVLLFKNSGRNIKLTDSGKFFYEKLQPLYENMMALPALLKETANKQNNNVKLNVLAASTLITSAVIEYRRSNSDIDVDIVQNEETSVFDICVRTYANYRPELDNTESDETFVHSEKIFLAVPNTAQYKKLNSISLFDLKDEKFIRLYGSKQYRQICNELCDSIGFHTNVTFESDNAAVVKEAVAAGIGVGFWPELSWGKMDHKRVRLLEITDTDFKRDIVVSLRRNKQDNSKTEEFYNFLTKYILRRQQNKRK, encoded by the coding sequence ATGGAACTGACTCAGCTTAAATACTTCTTGGAGGTGGCGCGCACGGAGCATGTCACGCAAAGTGCAAAGAACCTCTGCATCGTTCAGCCGGCGCTTACGCAAGCTATCCACAAGCTCGAAGATGAACTAGGCGTTTTGCTGTTCAAAAACTCTGGGCGAAACATCAAGCTCACTGATAGCGGAAAGTTCTTTTACGAAAAGCTCCAGCCGCTTTACGAGAATATGATGGCGCTTCCGGCTCTTCTCAAGGAGACGGCGAACAAGCAGAACAACAATGTCAAGCTGAACGTCCTTGCCGCATCCACGCTTATCACGAGTGCTGTGATTGAGTACAGACGAAGTAATTCAGATATCGACGTGGACATTGTGCAGAATGAAGAAACGAGCGTTTTCGATATCTGCGTTCGCACTTACGCGAATTACAGACCGGAACTCGACAATACCGAAAGTGACGAAACGTTTGTCCATTCCGAAAAGATTTTCTTGGCGGTTCCGAATACGGCGCAGTACAAAAAGCTCAATTCTATATCGCTCTTTGATTTGAAAGACGAAAAATTTATCCGTCTTTACGGTTCCAAACAGTACCGCCAGATTTGTAACGAACTCTGCGATAGTATCGGATTCCATACAAATGTGACGTTCGAAAGTGATAACGCCGCTGTTGTCAAGGAAGCTGTTGCTGCGGGCATTGGCGTGGGTTTCTGGCCGGAACTCTCGTGGGGCAAAATGGACCACAAGCGCGTTCGGCTTCTTGAAATCACCGATACGGATTTTAAGCGCGATATCGTGGTATCGCTGCGTCGCAATAAACAGGATAATTCCAAGACCGAAGAATTCTACAACTTCTTGACCAAGTATATCCTTCGCCGTCAACAGAACAAACGGAAATAA
- a CDS encoding outer membrane beta-barrel protein, producing MKKILLSIALAAICAFAASAPKTHDGFFLNATMGAGYSSFEDKIEGGLGKMTCDGGAFEASFKLGGTVAQNLILHATFSGDVLYSDLKLKSGYVDEKLAHDGFNMLMLGAGLTYYLPIQENVYVSASFGVTDISITLNNNDYNFDNLDAGFGFNISVGKEWWMNDELGLGIAFSYTHHSADGNYRGEKNEASSNSFALVASLTFN from the coding sequence ATGAAAAAAATTCTTTTGTCCATTGCACTTGCCGCCATCTGCGCATTTGCAGCTTCTGCTCCGAAAACCCATGACGGTTTCTTCTTGAACGCCACGATGGGTGCCGGCTATTCCAGCTTTGAAGACAAGATTGAAGGCGGTCTCGGCAAGATGACTTGCGACGGCGGCGCCTTTGAAGCATCCTTTAAGTTGGGTGGAACCGTCGCACAGAACCTCATCTTGCACGCCACATTCTCTGGCGACGTTCTTTATTCCGATCTCAAGCTCAAGAGCGGCTACGTCGATGAAAAACTCGCACACGACGGTTTCAACATGCTCATGCTCGGTGCAGGCCTCACCTACTACCTCCCCATCCAGGAAAACGTCTATGTCAGCGCCTCCTTCGGTGTGACCGACATCAGCATTACCCTCAACAACAACGATTACAACTTTGACAACCTTGATGCCGGTTTCGGTTTCAACATTTCCGTCGGTAAGGAATGGTGGATGAATGACGAACTCGGACTTGGTATTGCATTCTCCTACACGCACCATTCTGCTGACGGCAACTACCGCGGCGAAAAGAACGAAGCTTCTTCTAATTCGTTCGCACTCGTAGCCTCCCTCACCTTCAACTAA